Proteins encoded together in one Anoxybacillus flavithermus window:
- a CDS encoding dihydroorotate dehydrogenase electron transfer subunit encodes MKENMTIISNRQIAKDIYELTLAGSLVRRMRTPGQFVHVKAGHREPLLRRPLSLCDINPEAGECTIIYRAEGAGTMLLSQKQPGESLDVLGPLGNGFPLSALSSGQHALLVGGGIGVPPLYELAKQLVKNGVCVTVVLGFQTKEVVFYEQQFASFGKTYVATADGSYGMKGFVTDVIQRHALSFDVLYACGPKPMLKALQQQFPHKELYLSLEERMGCGVGACFACVCHVPNSETAYKKVCSDGPVFRAGEVVL; translated from the coding sequence ATGAAGGAAAATATGACGATTATCTCCAATCGCCAAATCGCAAAAGACATTTATGAATTGACGCTCGCTGGTTCACTCGTTCGGCGCATGCGTACGCCCGGACAATTTGTGCATGTTAAAGCGGGACATCGTGAACCGTTACTAAGACGGCCACTCAGTCTTTGCGACATTAATCCCGAAGCAGGAGAATGTACGATCATTTACCGTGCGGAAGGGGCAGGAACAATGCTCCTTTCGCAAAAACAGCCTGGGGAGTCGCTCGATGTGCTCGGTCCGCTCGGAAACGGCTTTCCGCTTTCCGCTCTTTCAAGCGGGCAACATGCCCTTCTTGTCGGTGGTGGCATTGGGGTGCCGCCGTTATATGAACTAGCAAAGCAACTAGTGAAAAACGGTGTATGTGTCACAGTCGTGCTCGGTTTTCAAACGAAAGAAGTCGTCTTTTACGAGCAACAATTTGCTTCGTTCGGTAAGACGTACGTTGCAACGGCAGATGGTTCGTACGGCATGAAAGGATTTGTTACCGACGTCATTCAACGTCACGCCCTTTCGTTTGATGTGCTATATGCGTGTGGACCGAAGCCGATGTTAAAAGCATTACAACAACAATTTCCGCATAAAGAACTATATTTGTCATTAGAAGAACGAATGGGTTGCGGCGTCGGCGCTTGTTTTGCATGCGTATGCCACGTGCCAAACAGCGAAACAGCATATAAAAAAGTATGTAGCGACGGGCCGGTGTTTCGAGCAGGGGAGGTCGTGTTATGA
- a CDS encoding aspartate carbamoyltransferase catalytic subunit, with translation MHLLTLAELSVDEVLAILHEAERFANGETWKVNKQTFVANLFFEPSTRTKCSFEIAERKLGLEVIPFDAEMSSVQKGETLYDTIRTLQAIGVEAVVVRHPSDHYFDSLRETIHIPIINAGDGCGHHPTQSLLDLMTIRQQFGTFIGLNVAIVGDIRHSRVARSNAEILTRLGANVFFCSPPEWQDITNPYGTYVDFDTAVKEADVIMLLRIQHERHEEKMGWTKEQYHEQYGLTIAREKQMKNTSIILHPAPVNRDVEIASELVECERSRIFKQMENGVYVRMAVLKRALQKGGTKHGYHFQTCAFA, from the coding sequence ATGCATTTACTAACGTTAGCAGAACTCTCGGTTGATGAAGTACTCGCCATTTTGCATGAAGCGGAACGATTTGCGAACGGTGAAACGTGGAAAGTCAATAAACAAACGTTTGTCGCCAACTTATTTTTTGAACCGAGCACGCGCACAAAATGCAGTTTTGAAATAGCGGAACGAAAACTTGGGCTTGAAGTCATTCCGTTTGATGCAGAGATGTCGAGCGTCCAAAAAGGAGAAACGTTGTACGATACGATTCGGACGTTGCAAGCGATCGGTGTGGAAGCGGTCGTCGTTCGCCACCCATCTGATCATTACTTTGACTCGCTTCGCGAAACGATTCATATCCCGATCATTAACGCAGGTGACGGATGCGGTCACCATCCGACACAATCGTTACTCGACTTAATGACGATTCGTCAACAGTTTGGCACATTTATCGGACTGAATGTTGCCATTGTCGGTGACATTCGTCATAGCCGAGTAGCACGTTCGAATGCTGAAATATTAACAAGGCTCGGCGCAAACGTCTTCTTTTGCAGCCCTCCTGAGTGGCAAGATATAACGAATCCGTATGGCACGTACGTCGACTTTGATACAGCGGTAAAAGAGGCAGATGTGATTATGCTTCTTCGCATTCAGCACGAGCGTCATGAAGAAAAAATGGGATGGACGAAAGAGCAATATCATGAACAGTACGGCTTAACGATCGCGCGAGAAAAACAAATGAAAAACACGAGTATCATTTTACATCCGGCTCCAGTCAATCGCGATGTAGAAATCGCAAGTGAACTCGTTGAATGTGAACGATCACGCATTTTTAAACAAATGGAAAACGGTGTATACGTGCGCATGGCTGTTTTAAAACGAGCATTACAAAAAGGAGGAACGAAACATGGCTATCATTTTCAAACGTGCGCGTTTGCTTAA
- the pyrE gene encoding orotate phosphoribosyltransferase — protein sequence MKKEIAKQLLSIGAVSLSPNEPFTWSSGIQAPIYCDNRLTLAYPAVRKMIADELTSLIRMHFPDVEVIAGTATAGIPHAAWVSERLDVPMCYIRSQAKGHGKGKQIEGKVERGQRVVVVEDLISTGGSSLNAVRALREAGCHVLGVVAIFTYGLQKGKRAFQQEQVPYYTATDYDTLIETATELSIITEKERATLHQWREQLEA from the coding sequence ATGAAAAAAGAAATCGCAAAACAACTTCTTTCGATCGGTGCAGTATCGTTAAGCCCAAACGAACCATTTACGTGGTCTTCCGGCATACAAGCTCCTATTTATTGCGACAATCGGCTGACGTTAGCGTACCCAGCGGTGAGAAAAATGATTGCCGATGAACTCACTTCGCTTATTCGCATGCATTTTCCGGATGTGGAAGTTATCGCTGGCACAGCGACGGCAGGCATTCCCCATGCGGCATGGGTGAGCGAACGACTCGATGTACCGATGTGTTATATTCGCAGTCAAGCGAAAGGACATGGAAAAGGGAAACAAATTGAAGGGAAAGTCGAACGAGGGCAACGCGTTGTTGTCGTAGAAGATTTAATTTCAACAGGCGGCAGCTCGCTAAATGCTGTACGGGCTTTGCGCGAAGCAGGATGCCACGTGCTTGGCGTCGTTGCCATTTTCACATACGGATTACAAAAAGGCAAACGAGCGTTTCAGCAGGAACAAGTCCCATACTACACCGCCACTGATTACGATACGCTCATCGAAACAGCAACAGAGCTTAGTATCATTACCGAAAAAGAGCGAGCAACGTTACACCAGTGGCGCGAGCAGTTAGAAGCATAA
- a CDS encoding solute carrier family 23 protein, which produces MNKPVLDVKDVPSFGQLVTLSLQHLFAMFGATILVPYLVGLSPAMALISSGLGTIAFLIVTKWQVPAYLGSSFAFITPIIAAKAAGGPGAAMIGSFLAGLVYDIVALAIKKAGYRWIMNLLPPIVVGPVIIVIGLGLANVAVNMAMNGPDGKYSLTHFSVAIVTLAATIVFSILSRGMFSLVPVLMGIIVGYVYALAIGVVDLSGVAKAKWLEMPDFLLPFVHYDVRVTLDIVLLMVPVAIVTLSEHIGHQLVLSKVVGRDYIKEPGLHRSIFGDGLATMISALIGGPPKTTYGENIGVLAITRVYSVYVLAGAAVLAIAFGFFGKVTAIISSIPTPVMGGVSILLFGIIASSGLRMLVDSKIDFGDKRNLVISSVILVIGIGDAVVKVSEQFEVHGMALAAITGIVLNLILPGRPKVTDSVFEQKHDIA; this is translated from the coding sequence ATGAACAAACCGGTATTAGACGTGAAAGATGTCCCTTCTTTTGGACAGCTTGTTACGCTTAGTTTACAACATTTGTTTGCGATGTTTGGTGCAACGATTTTAGTGCCATATTTAGTCGGATTAAGTCCAGCGATGGCGCTCATTTCCAGCGGACTCGGTACAATCGCCTTTTTAATCGTGACAAAATGGCAAGTACCTGCTTACCTCGGCTCATCGTTCGCGTTTATTACGCCAATTATTGCAGCGAAAGCAGCTGGCGGTCCGGGTGCGGCGATGATTGGCAGCTTTTTAGCGGGGCTTGTGTACGACATCGTCGCTTTAGCGATTAAAAAAGCAGGTTATCGTTGGATTATGAATTTACTTCCACCGATCGTCGTCGGTCCAGTCATTATCGTCATCGGTTTAGGATTAGCAAACGTCGCCGTCAACATGGCGATGAACGGTCCAGACGGAAAATATAGCTTGACGCACTTTTCCGTTGCGATCGTGACCCTCGCGGCAACGATTGTATTCTCGATTTTATCGCGAGGAATGTTTAGCCTTGTACCTGTCCTTATGGGCATTATCGTTGGCTACGTATACGCGCTAGCTATCGGTGTCGTTGATTTATCAGGGGTGGCGAAAGCAAAATGGCTTGAGATGCCTGATTTCTTGTTGCCGTTCGTTCATTACGATGTCCGCGTGACACTCGATATTGTGCTATTGATGGTGCCTGTAGCCATTGTGACATTATCTGAACATATCGGGCATCAGCTCGTATTAAGCAAAGTCGTTGGGCGCGATTACATTAAAGAACCAGGTTTACATCGCTCGATTTTCGGTGATGGATTAGCAACGATGATTTCTGCGCTCATCGGCGGTCCGCCAAAGACGACATACGGTGAAAATATCGGGGTATTAGCGATTACGCGCGTATATAGCGTGTACGTGTTAGCTGGTGCAGCTGTCCTTGCGATTGCGTTCGGATTTTTCGGCAAAGTGACAGCGATCATTAGCTCGATTCCGACGCCGGTCATGGGTGGCGTATCGATCTTACTGTTCGGAATTATCGCTTCTTCAGGTTTGCGCATGCTCGTCGACAGCAAAATTGATTTTGGTGACAAACGAAACTTAGTCATCTCATCAGTTATTCTTGTCATCGGCATCGGGGATGCGGTTGTGAAAGTATCAGAACAATTTGAAGTGCACGGTATGGCGCTTGCAGCAATCACAGGTATCGTATTAAACCTCATTTTGCCTGGTCGTCCGAAAGTGACAGATAGCGTATTTGAACAAAAACATGATATCGCATAA
- a CDS encoding carbamoyl phosphate synthase small subunit codes for MKRQLILEDGTRFVGEAFGSERQTVGEVVFNTGMTGYQEILTDPSYCGQIVTMTYPLIGNYGVNRDDFESIEPHVFGFIVKEACLSPFNWRSELTIDEYLRMKNIPGLAGVDTRKLTRIIRQYGTLKGMICDMDVSVTEAVAYLKETELARDQVKRVSTKSPYASPGRGHRIVLIDFGMKHGILRELNKRHCDVIVLPYNATAEEVLQWHPDGVMLSNGPGDPKDVPEAIDMIQHILGHVPLFGICLGHQLFALACGANTEKMKFGHRGSNHPVKHLQTGKVAITSQNHGYTVTEQSLCHTRLEVTHIALNDGTIEGLRHRDVPAFTVQYHPEASPGPEDANGLFDDFIAMIEQFKKERGAVHA; via the coding sequence ATGAAACGACAACTCATTTTAGAAGATGGTACACGTTTTGTTGGCGAAGCGTTTGGAAGCGAACGACAAACAGTCGGTGAAGTCGTTTTTAACACCGGAATGACAGGATATCAAGAAATTTTAACGGACCCGTCGTATTGCGGACAAATCGTAACGATGACGTATCCTTTAATCGGAAACTATGGCGTCAACCGCGACGATTTCGAATCAATCGAACCGCATGTGTTTGGATTTATTGTGAAAGAAGCGTGCCTATCTCCGTTCAATTGGCGAAGTGAGCTAACGATTGACGAATATTTGCGCATGAAAAATATCCCCGGCTTAGCAGGTGTCGATACGCGGAAACTGACGCGCATTATTCGTCAATACGGCACGTTAAAAGGGATGATTTGCGACATGGACGTGTCTGTGACGGAGGCAGTCGCTTATTTAAAAGAAACGGAGCTTGCGCGCGATCAAGTGAAACGCGTATCGACAAAAAGTCCGTACGCTAGTCCAGGGCGCGGCCATCGCATCGTTTTAATCGACTTTGGCATGAAGCACGGCATTTTGCGTGAATTAAATAAACGCCATTGCGATGTCATCGTGTTACCGTACAACGCAACGGCCGAAGAAGTATTGCAATGGCATCCCGACGGTGTCATGTTATCGAACGGACCAGGGGATCCGAAAGACGTACCCGAAGCGATTGACATGATTCAACACATACTTGGCCACGTTCCGCTTTTTGGCATTTGTCTCGGCCATCAACTGTTTGCGCTCGCTTGTGGGGCGAATACGGAAAAAATGAAGTTTGGTCATCGAGGTTCCAATCACCCTGTGAAACATCTCCAAACAGGAAAAGTAGCAATTACTTCACAAAATCACGGCTATACCGTTACAGAGCAGTCGCTTTGTCACACGCGGCTAGAAGTGACGCATATCGCATTAAATGACGGAACGATTGAAGGGCTTCGCCACCGCGACGTTCCTGCGTTTACCGTGCAATATCATCCGGAAGCGTCGCCAGGTCCAGAAGACGCAAACGGTTTATTCGACGATTTTATTGCGATGATTGAACAGTTTAAAAAAGAAAGAGGTGCCGTTCATGCCTAA
- the carB gene encoding carbamoyl-phosphate synthase large subunit: MPKRQDIKTILVIGSGPIVIGQAAEFDYAGTQACLALKEEGYKVILVNSNPATIMTDTEIADKVYMEPLTLEFVSRVIRKERPDAILPTLGGQTGLNLAVELAKAGVLEECGVEILGTKLEAIEKAEDREKFRALMNELGEPVPESSIVHSLQEAYAFVEQIGYPVIVRPAFTLGGTGGGICTNEEELIDIVSSGLKMSPVHQCLLEKSIAGYKEIEYEVMRDAKDNAIVVCNMENIDPVGIHTGDSIVVAPSQTLSDREYQLLRNASLRIIRALGIEGGCNVQLALDPHSFQYYVIEVNPRVSRSSALASKATGYPIAKLAAKIAVGLTLDEMMNPVTGKTYACFEPTLDYVVTKIPRFPFDKFESANRHLGTQMKATGEVMAIGRTFEESLLKAVRSLETNVYHLELKEQVDDALLQKRIQKAGDERLFYIAEAFRRGVTVEQVHAWSQIDPFFLTKISGIVQYESVLREHVGDIDVLKKAKEMGFSDVAIAKYWQMTERDVYEMRKRAGITPVYKMVDTCAAEFESETPYYYSTYEEENESIVTTRESVVVLGSGPIRIGQGIEFDYATVHSVWAIKEAGYEAIIINNNPETVSTDFSISDKLYFEPLTIEDVMHVIDLEQPIGVIVQFGGQTAINLAAELAARGVRILGTSLEDLDRAENRDKFERTLAQLGIPQPKGKTAFSVEEAVRIAEDIGYPVLVRPSYVLGGRAMEIVYKEEELLHYMEHAVKVNPQHPVLIDRYLIGKEIEVDAISDGEDVFIPGIMEHIERAGVHSGDSIAVYPPQTLTRDIKQQIVDYTIALAKGLRIVGLLNIQFVLYDGDVYVLEVNPRSSRTVPFLSKITNVPMANIATKVILGAKLNELGYYTGLKEESEGVYVKAPVFSFAKLRNVDISLGPEMKSTGEVIGKDDTFAKALYKGLVASGIHIRPHGAVLLTIADKDKEEAIDIARRFYNIGYQLLATNGTAQTLRKANIPVTVVNKIHTGSPNILDVIRQGEAQVVINTLTKGKETESDGFRIRREAVENGIPCLTSLDTAKAMLLVLEAMTFSTTAMAEKKVGV, translated from the coding sequence ATGCCTAAACGTCAAGATATTAAAACGATTCTCGTCATCGGTTCTGGACCGATCGTCATCGGGCAGGCAGCGGAGTTCGATTATGCGGGAACGCAAGCCTGCTTGGCGTTAAAAGAAGAAGGATATAAAGTCATTCTCGTCAACTCCAACCCGGCAACGATTATGACCGATACAGAAATTGCTGACAAAGTATACATGGAACCGTTAACGCTCGAATTTGTCTCGCGCGTCATTCGGAAAGAACGGCCCGATGCCATTTTGCCGACGCTTGGCGGGCAGACGGGATTAAACTTAGCTGTCGAATTAGCAAAAGCAGGAGTGCTTGAAGAGTGCGGCGTTGAAATTCTCGGCACGAAATTAGAAGCGATTGAAAAAGCAGAAGACCGCGAAAAATTTCGAGCGCTTATGAACGAACTTGGCGAACCGGTGCCGGAAAGCTCAATCGTGCATAGTTTGCAAGAGGCGTATGCGTTCGTTGAACAAATCGGGTATCCGGTCATCGTTCGCCCTGCATTTACGCTCGGTGGAACAGGCGGAGGCATTTGTACGAACGAAGAAGAGCTAATCGACATCGTCTCAAGCGGTTTAAAAATGAGCCCTGTTCATCAATGTTTATTAGAAAAAAGTATCGCAGGCTATAAAGAAATTGAATACGAAGTGATGCGCGATGCGAAAGATAACGCCATCGTCGTTTGCAATATGGAGAATATTGATCCTGTCGGCATTCATACGGGCGATTCGATTGTCGTTGCGCCAAGCCAAACGTTAAGCGATCGCGAATATCAACTGTTGCGAAACGCCTCGCTCCGCATTATTCGTGCGCTCGGCATTGAAGGGGGTTGCAACGTGCAGCTTGCCCTTGATCCGCACAGTTTTCAATATTACGTCATTGAAGTCAACCCGCGCGTCAGTCGCTCATCGGCGCTTGCATCGAAAGCAACGGGGTATCCGATTGCGAAGCTTGCCGCAAAAATTGCGGTCGGTTTAACGCTTGATGAAATGATGAATCCGGTGACGGGAAAAACGTACGCTTGCTTTGAGCCAACGCTCGATTACGTCGTCACAAAAATTCCGCGCTTTCCATTTGACAAATTCGAATCAGCGAACCGCCATCTCGGCACGCAAATGAAAGCGACAGGCGAAGTGATGGCGATCGGGCGCACGTTTGAGGAGTCGCTATTAAAAGCGGTCCGCTCGCTCGAAACGAACGTCTATCATTTAGAATTAAAAGAACAAGTCGATGATGCATTGCTACAAAAACGCATTCAAAAAGCGGGTGATGAACGGTTATTTTACATTGCGGAAGCGTTTCGCCGCGGCGTAACAGTCGAACAAGTGCATGCATGGAGCCAAATCGATCCGTTCTTTTTAACGAAAATTTCAGGCATCGTACAGTACGAATCCGTTTTACGCGAACATGTTGGTGATATCGACGTACTAAAAAAAGCGAAAGAAATGGGCTTTTCCGATGTGGCAATCGCGAAATATTGGCAGATGACCGAACGCGACGTGTACGAAATGCGGAAACGTGCTGGCATTACACCTGTATATAAAATGGTCGACACGTGCGCAGCGGAATTCGAATCAGAAACGCCGTATTATTACAGCACGTATGAAGAAGAAAACGAATCTATTGTTACAACGCGTGAAAGTGTTGTCGTCCTCGGTTCGGGTCCGATTCGGATCGGGCAAGGGATCGAATTTGACTATGCGACCGTTCATTCCGTATGGGCGATTAAAGAAGCGGGATACGAAGCGATTATTATTAACAACAATCCAGAGACGGTTTCAACCGACTTTAGTATTTCCGATAAGCTTTACTTTGAACCGTTAACGATTGAAGATGTGATGCACGTCATCGATTTAGAACAGCCAATTGGCGTTATCGTTCAATTTGGTGGACAAACAGCGATCAACTTAGCGGCGGAATTAGCGGCGCGTGGGGTGCGCATTCTCGGCACTTCGCTTGAAGATTTAGATCGCGCCGAAAACCGCGACAAATTTGAACGAACGCTTGCGCAACTCGGCATTCCGCAACCGAAAGGAAAAACAGCGTTTTCGGTTGAAGAAGCGGTACGCATTGCTGAAGACATCGGCTATCCTGTTCTCGTGCGCCCATCGTATGTGCTTGGTGGTCGTGCGATGGAAATCGTATATAAAGAAGAAGAGCTGTTACATTATATGGAGCATGCAGTGAAAGTCAATCCGCAACACCCGGTATTAATTGACCGTTATTTAATTGGAAAAGAAATTGAAGTCGATGCGATTTCCGATGGGGAAGATGTGTTTATCCCAGGCATTATGGAGCATATTGAGCGCGCCGGTGTTCATTCGGGCGATTCGATCGCCGTCTATCCGCCGCAGACGTTAACAAGAGACATCAAACAACAAATTGTTGACTATACGATTGCGTTGGCAAAAGGATTGCGCATCGTCGGATTGTTGAACATTCAGTTCGTACTATATGACGGCGATGTGTACGTGTTAGAAGTGAATCCACGTTCAAGCCGCACCGTTCCATTTTTAAGTAAAATTACGAACGTGCCGATGGCAAACATCGCAACAAAAGTCATTTTAGGCGCAAAGTTAAACGAGCTTGGTTACTACACTGGATTAAAAGAAGAAAGTGAAGGGGTATATGTGAAAGCGCCTGTGTTTTCATTCGCAAAGTTGCGTAACGTCGATATTTCGCTCGGTCCAGAAATGAAATCGACGGGTGAAGTGATCGGGAAAGACGACACGTTTGCGAAGGCGCTTTATAAAGGGCTTGTCGCTTCTGGCATCCACATTCGTCCGCACGGTGCCGTCTTATTGACGATTGCCGATAAAGATAAAGAAGAGGCGATTGATATCGCGCGCCGCTTTTACAACATTGGTTATCAGTTGCTAGCGACAAACGGCACAGCGCAAACGTTGCGGAAAGCGAACATTCCTGTGACTGTCGTCAATAAAATTCATACCGGCTCACCAAACATTCTTGACGTCATTCGCCAAGGCGAAGCGCAAGTCGTTATTAACACATTAACAAAAGGAAAAGAAACAGAAAGCGACGGCTTCCGCATCCGTCGCGAAGCGGTAGAAAACGGCATTCCTTGTTTAACGTCGCTCGATACAGCGAAAGCGATGCTTCTCGTCTTAGAAGCGATGACGTTTTCGACAACAGCGATGGCAGAAAAGAAGGTGGGCGTATGA
- a CDS encoding dihydroorotase, which yields MAIIFKRARLLNEQGELIQTDIKVAGGRIVQIAHDLHADADDEVIDVDGQFVAPGFVDVHVHLREPGGEHKETIATGTLAAAKGGFTTIAAMPNTKPVPDTKQQMEWLVNRIRETAHVRVLPYAAITVRQAGKQLVDFAALKEAGAFAFTDDGVGVQSARIMYEAMQQAAALDMPIVAHCEDETLTYKGCVHDGAFAKRHGLTGIPSVCEAVHIARDVLLAEATGCHYHVCHISTKQSVRIVREAKQAGIRVTAEVTPHHLLLCDEDIPTLDANFKMNPPLRTKEDQQALIEGLLDGTIDFIATDHAPHTEEEKSEGMVLAPFGIVGLETAFPLLYTHFVEKGICTLKQLVDWLSKKPAETFRIDGGELKVGAKADFVIIDLHNEQAIDPNTFVSKGKNTPFAGWTCKGWPTMTIVDGKMVWQKGRGE from the coding sequence ATGGCTATCATTTTCAAACGTGCGCGTTTGCTTAATGAGCAAGGTGAACTTATACAGACGGATATAAAAGTTGCTGGAGGTCGTATCGTTCAAATCGCCCACGACCTTCATGCAGACGCCGATGATGAAGTCATTGATGTGGATGGGCAATTTGTCGCGCCAGGATTTGTCGACGTACACGTTCATTTGCGCGAACCCGGTGGGGAACATAAAGAAACGATCGCGACAGGTACGCTCGCTGCGGCGAAAGGTGGATTTACAACGATTGCAGCGATGCCAAACACAAAACCAGTACCTGATACGAAACAACAAATGGAGTGGCTCGTCAACCGCATTCGCGAAACGGCGCACGTGCGCGTGTTGCCGTATGCCGCCATTACCGTGCGCCAAGCAGGAAAACAGCTCGTTGATTTTGCCGCATTAAAAGAAGCAGGAGCGTTTGCATTTACAGATGATGGCGTGGGAGTGCAAAGCGCGCGCATCATGTATGAAGCGATGCAACAAGCGGCAGCTCTCGATATGCCAATTGTCGCACATTGTGAAGACGAAACGCTGACGTATAAAGGATGCGTGCATGACGGAGCGTTTGCGAAACGACACGGACTGACCGGTATTCCTTCCGTTTGTGAAGCGGTACATATTGCACGCGATGTGTTGTTAGCCGAAGCGACCGGGTGTCACTACCACGTTTGCCATATAAGCACGAAACAGTCGGTGCGCATCGTGCGCGAGGCGAAACAAGCAGGCATTCGGGTCACTGCTGAAGTGACTCCGCACCATTTACTGCTTTGTGATGAAGACATCCCAACGTTAGATGCGAACTTTAAAATGAATCCACCGTTGCGAACGAAAGAAGATCAACAAGCGTTAATTGAAGGATTGCTTGATGGAACGATTGATTTTATCGCAACCGACCATGCACCGCATACAGAAGAAGAAAAAAGCGAAGGGATGGTGCTTGCCCCGTTTGGCATCGTTGGATTAGAAACCGCCTTTCCGCTTTTATATACGCATTTTGTTGAAAAAGGAATATGTACGTTAAAACAGCTTGTTGACTGGCTTTCAAAAAAACCAGCCGAGACGTTTCGCATTGACGGCGGGGAACTAAAAGTTGGCGCCAAAGCAGATTTCGTCATTATCGATTTACATAACGAACAAGCCATTGATCCAAACACTTTTGTATCGAAAGGAAAAAATACACCGTTTGCAGGCTGGACGTGTAAAGGATGGCCAACGATGACGATTGTAGATGGAAAAATGGTTTGGCAGAAAGGAAGAGGAGAATGA
- a CDS encoding dihydroorotate dehydrogenase → MNRLAVELPGLSLKNPIMPASGCFGFGREYAKFYDLSVLGAIMIKATTLDARFGNPTPRVAETASGMLNAIGLQNPGVDYVLAEELPWLAQYDVPIIANIAGSTMEEYVEVAKRISKAPNVHALELNISCPNVKQGGIAFGTVPEVAAELTRAVKEVSAVPVYVKLSPNVTNIVAMAKAIEQAGADGLTMINTLLGMRIDVKTGKPILANGTGGLSGPAIKPIAIRMIYEVSQAVSLPIIGMGGIQSAEDVIEFFYAGASAVAIGTANFIDPYVCPHIIRDLPPLLDELGIHHISECTGRGWNNGQTVYCGT, encoded by the coding sequence ATGAACCGATTAGCAGTTGAATTGCCAGGACTTTCATTAAAAAATCCGATTATGCCTGCATCGGGCTGTTTCGGATTCGGACGGGAATACGCGAAATTTTACGATTTAAGCGTTCTCGGAGCAATTATGATTAAAGCGACGACGCTTGACGCGCGCTTCGGCAATCCGACGCCACGTGTCGCCGAGACGGCAAGCGGCATGTTAAATGCGATCGGGTTGCAAAATCCCGGCGTTGATTATGTGCTTGCCGAAGAACTGCCGTGGTTAGCGCAATACGACGTGCCGATTATCGCAAACATTGCCGGTTCTACGATGGAAGAATATGTGGAAGTCGCCAAGCGCATATCAAAAGCGCCAAACGTTCATGCGCTCGAGTTAAATATTTCATGCCCCAATGTAAAACAAGGTGGCATTGCGTTCGGTACTGTGCCGGAAGTTGCCGCCGAACTGACGCGGGCGGTAAAAGAAGTGTCTGCCGTGCCTGTGTATGTGAAACTATCTCCAAACGTGACAAACATTGTCGCGATGGCGAAAGCGATTGAACAAGCAGGCGCGGACGGATTGACGATGATTAATACGTTATTAGGCATGCGTATTGACGTCAAAACAGGGAAGCCGATTTTAGCGAACGGAACAGGCGGATTATCCGGTCCAGCCATTAAACCGATTGCCATTCGAATGATTTATGAAGTAAGCCAAGCGGTATCGCTTCCGATTATCGGCATGGGCGGCATTCAAAGCGCCGAAGATGTCATCGAGTTTTTTTACGCTGGTGCGAGTGCGGTCGCGATCGGAACAGCGAATTTTATCGACCCGTACGTTTGTCCACATATTATCCGCGATTTGCCACCGCTTTTAGATGAACTTGGCATTCATCATATTTCGGAATGTACGGGGAGGGGCTGGAACAATGGACAAACCGTTTATTGTGGCACTTGA
- the pyrF gene encoding orotidine-5'-phosphate decarboxylase — MDKPFIVALDFSSKEEVRSFLQLFSDTSLFLKVGMELYFQEGPAIIDELKQRGHDIFLDLKLHDIPHTVKRAMKGLAKLGIDLVNVHASGGSAMMRAAIEGLEEGTPPGMKRPRCIAVTQLTSTSERMLHDELLIDRTMNETVLHYATLAYRSGLDGVVCSAQEVPFLRASLGASFITVTPGIRFADDQADDQVRVVTPYEAKQLGTNYIVIGRSITKAHNPYAAYERLKREWDGGQ, encoded by the coding sequence ATGGACAAACCGTTTATTGTGGCACTTGATTTTTCATCAAAGGAAGAAGTGCGGTCGTTTTTGCAGTTATTTTCTGACACATCGCTTTTTTTAAAAGTCGGCATGGAGCTATATTTTCAAGAAGGTCCAGCGATCATCGACGAATTAAAGCAGCGCGGACATGATATTTTTTTAGATTTAAAGCTTCATGATATTCCACATACAGTAAAACGAGCAATGAAAGGATTGGCGAAATTAGGCATTGATTTAGTGAACGTTCATGCATCAGGGGGAAGCGCGATGATGCGCGCAGCGATCGAAGGATTAGAAGAAGGAACGCCGCCTGGAATGAAGCGTCCCCGTTGCATCGCGGTGACGCAGCTAACGAGCACAAGCGAACGAATGCTTCATGATGAATTGTTGATTGACCGGACGATGAATGAAACGGTGCTTCATTACGCTACGCTTGCGTATCGTAGCGGGCTTGACGGCGTCGTTTGTTCGGCGCAAGAAGTGCCGTTTCTTCGCGCATCACTTGGCGCATCGTTCATCACCGTTACCCCAGGCATTCGTTTTGCGGATGATCAAGCGGACGATCAAGTGCGCGTTGTAACACCATATGAGGCGAAACAGCTTGGAACAAATTATATCGTCATCGGACGAAGCATCACAAAAGCGCACAATCCATATGCGGCATATGAACGGCTAAAACGAGAATGGGATGGTGGACAATGA